In a single window of the Brassica oleracea var. oleracea cultivar TO1000 unplaced genomic scaffold, BOL UnpScaffold00751, whole genome shotgun sequence genome:
- the LOC106319984 gene encoding uncharacterized protein LOC106319984, whose protein sequence is MVAPVATALERAYSVNNIKNHIPIILDIDDHNYDAWRELFLTHCQSFDIAGHLDGTLLPTDDNDQQWSKRDGLVKLWLYGTLSKNLFKSTFKTGGTSREIWTRIENFFRDNKEARAIQLDHDLRTKVIGDQMIHAYSQDLKSTADLLANVDAPVSERTLVTYMINGLSDKFDNIINVIMHRQPFPTFEQARSMLILEEERLNKGKKSSVVKDFASSDKVLNVSSSTPTQRSDHQPQPQQRFFNNRGSKRNNYRGRGRHNNNQQRPMYNQWGVPFWPAGYQMWNNQQPGQWIPQQQFNNQGILGPRPAINQQMLQAQPQGHNNHLVAAVPTTDFASASNTMTLMEPSDHQWYMDSGATAHLANNPGSSNSSDDSPQ, encoded by the exons ATGGTTGCTCCTGTCGCTACTGCTCTTGAACGTGCGTACAGTGTTAACAACATCAAAAATCATATCCCCATCATTCTAGATATTGATGATCACAACTATGACGCCTGGAGAGAGCTCTTCCTCACTCACTGCCAAAGTTTCGACATTGCTGGTCACCTTGACGGCACACTTCTTCCAACGGATGATAACGATCAACAGTGGTCTAAACGTGACGGGTTGGTCAAACTGTGGCTCTACGGGACTCTCTCGAAGAATCTCTTCAAAAGTACTTTCAAAACTGGAGGTACTTCTCGGGAAATCTGGACTCGCATCGAGAACTTCTTCAGGGACAACAAAGAGGCCCGTGCTATTCAGCTCGATCACGATCTGCGTACCAAGGTCATTGGAGACCAGATGATCCATGCCTATTCTCAAGATCTCAAGTCCACAGCTGATCTGCTTGCTAACGTTGATGCACCAGTTTCAGAAAGAACTCTTGTCACCTACATGATCAATGGCTTGAGCGACAAGTTTGACAACATCATCAATGTGATCATGCATCGTCAACCTTTCCCTACCTTTGAACAAGCTCGTTCGATGCTCATCCTTGAAGAAGAAAGGCTTAACAAGGGAAAGAAATCCTCTGTTGTCAAGGACTTCGCCTCATCTGACAAGGTCCTCAACGTCTCGTCTTCGACTCCGACTCAGCGATCTGATCATCAACCTCAACCACAGCAGCGATTCTTCAATAACAGAGGTTCCAAACGCAACAACTACAGAGGTCGTGGACGACACAACAACAATCAACAACGACCAATGTACAACCAATGGGGCGTTCCCTTCTGGCCTGCTGGATATCAGATGTGGAATAATCAACAACCAGGACAATGGATACCGCAGCAACAATTCAACAATCAAGGCATTCTTGGTCCTCGTCCTGCTATCAACCAACAGATGCTTCAGGCTCAGCCGCAAGGTCATAACAATCATCTCGTCGCTGCAGTTCCGACTACAGACTTTGCCTCTGCATCCAACACCATGACGTTAATGGAGCCATCTGATCATCAGTGGTATATGGACTCTGGCGCCACTGCTCACTTAGCAAACAACCCAG GATCTTCAAACTCGTCGGACGATTCTCCACAGTGA